GATGAAAAATTGTATTGAACAAAGTAGACTGTCAGAGACCGGGAGATcttgaaaataataattacatactttacatgaatataataattttattatgtatACCAGTATTTTTTTTACCCATTTGTTTCTTGTAAGTTGTAACCTGAAAAGGTTTACTGTTATTTTTCAATAAAGAATGAAATTcaacaaaaaacatattttgaaaaaaattgagtgaaaatgtattcataaatttgtatttataaGATTGTAGAATATAATCCTGTCCTTATTTATTTCAGACCTCCCATTATACGAGTGAGTGACAAAGTCATGATCCCACAGGATGAACACCCAGAAATTAATTTTGTAGGACTTCTTATTGGTCCAAGGGGAAATACtcttaaaaatttagaaaaagatGTAAGTTTATATATTCTATGATATCACCCTATtgaaaatacacataaaaaaataagagaaaggAGTAAATTTGTACCTTTGTTGATTTGACCCAtgtaaaaaaattctgaaaaagtAGAGAGTTTGGAGGAATATTGTATAAACGTCAATTAATCTTAGTACTTAGGAAATAAACATCACTAAATTACACATTAAagcttttgtttaaaaattttgattatCCTGGCATAATTCTGCACATGCTCAGCTTAATGTCTGTTTatgacaataatatatttattttctttaaagtttcatttataaaacattactgtggattcatttatttatctTGATGAACAATGATTAAGGTAAAATTATACATTCATTTAAATTTATGGTTCATGTGTTTCCataaaatccatgaaaattggtattgtataaataatgaatccacagtaattgattttcaataaaaaaaaatcacaagcaagagcaatattttattcaatcagTGTGTAATGTAAAAAACATACTTTTTTCTCTTCAGACTGGTGCCAAGATAATTATCCGAGGGAAAGGATCAGTGAAGGAAGGGAAGATAGGAAGGAAAGATGGACAACCATTACCAGGAGAAGATGAACCACTCCATGCCTATGTCACAGCTAATAATCCAGAAAATGTCAACAAAGCTGTAGAAAAGGTAGaagatatttgtctcattggaaatcttACTACATTTCTGTATTCTTAAAAAGCAACTCATGCAGTAAAACAATTATGGTTTAACTTGGgaaaatttattttatgtgattttttttgattttttttgattttttttaaatcttaaagaTTAGGACctgtcatatacatgtaaattttgCTAAAAAGTGATAATATATTGCTGTAAATTGTTGAATAAGTACATTTTTACTAACAaaagttatttttattcaatcattaaaaacaattattgagcataatttgtttttatattctttcTTGCATTCAAAATACTAAATTTTACAGATAAAAGAAATAATAAGCCAGGGCATTGAAGTTCCTGAAGGACAGAATGATTTAAGACGACAACAGCTGAGAGAACTGGCTTTACTGAATGGTACACTGAGAGAAAACGATGGATTAGCGTATGTATTTAACTAACATTTGTTAAAATAAGCAGTCATGTGAAATTTAGGAGAGAGTGAAATCATAACAATTaaaacagcaaccaaacaacataaATCTGTGCATTCTGATGTGTATTACTGAAACTAAAAATGTTTAAGCCAAATGtttcaaataatcaaatttatacatcctgaatttacagaaaacatTATAATATACAAGGCAtggtaataatgaaataaaagtcttgtatttaaagatttttttgcaTTAATTGGTCATTTGATGATTGATATGTTATAGACCCAACTATCTATCGATGTGTATTTGCCATTCACAAGTTCTCAGAACATGCTATTGGTTTGgtctaagggaaataactctacaTAAAATAACAAGTTTAGACTGTTTGTCTGATTTCAAGTTGCCAGTGAATTTAAGAAGTCTCCTTACTcacaaaagttttgaattgttCACTGAGAATGTTGCATTTAGATATCCTGTTATGTGTCTTTGGTCTTTCCATTTTCTCTGGCATCTTCCACCAATGAAAAATGGCTGCAATGATAAAATCTGTGTATGCTGAAAGTGACATAACATATCAACAATCAATGACTGGTTATTATAATATTTAGAGGTATGTGGAATATTTTTTTAAGCCTATGAAGTTATTATGTTTCAATAtagaatttaatttatttttcagtaaACTGAAACAGCTACAGGAAGCCTCCACTATCATCACGAACAATATCCTGTGTACTGTGTGTGGTGGAGCAGGACATTTGTCACAGGATTGTAAATCTAAAAGGTAAGCATTAAAAGCTTAACATGGCTATAAGGTTGATAATAGTGTGTTGTTGAGAAGTGTTTAAATTATACTTCCTTATTCtatgaaataatttgatatgGAACACtagttttgattggttgatatcaTCTGTTAATTGCATGCTGGACAGTATTAGTGGTTGGGCAATAGCAATCAATACCACCAGTATAAGccaatgttttattttcaacattaaactagTATTGCATTAGATTTACAGAGCTGTGATTTAAAAGTTATATCAGGCAAGTTTGGATTTAGCGAAATCAATTattcgttttattttatttgcgAGAGTCAAATCCTCTATTGACAATTGGATTTTTGGCAACATCGTAACTGACATATTCAGGtcaaattcatagaaaataaGTATTCAACTCTTGAGCACATGTTTTGTTATTATATTCTTTAATAATAATATAGATCtgctttgtgaaaaaaaaaaattatataaatgaaatatctttCAAACGGACATCTATCATTATGATTTTGATGTGTGAAATTGGGCATGGATGTAGATCAATGGGCGTtggtaataagaaaaaaaaaatttcactgcTCATCTTTTTTCAACTTCCTGAAAATCCAACGAAAGAGGTGTAGATTTTCTGCCATGTGTTCAAATATTAAACTTTGAGACTTATTTCTTTTTCAGGCCAGGAGATACTCTTAAGAATTTCAGTATGCCAGCACACCAGAATTCAATGGCTGATAGAGCTAAAATGGACAGTGAGGTAGGAACAAATTTGATAGATtacacaatgataaaaaaaaaaacttgtctgttttttgtatttttttgctgTCTTAGGCTTCAGCCTACATGTGCTTTGCTTTGATTGATATAAAGGACTCTTTCACAAAAATAGGCCTAAGATATGCTTctaataaaatatgatatatttaaacAGCTACTTTTGATGGTGTCTTTCATCACTTCTACTGTTGACCATCTGAGAGTTAGTTTATGatcaattattttgttaataattaaTGTTGAATATATGCCACTATCAATTATTTAATGCTCACAAATTTTTAACAGGCTCTGGTTCACATCCCATGTATTTGTGACCATTAATCACCAATTGACAAAAAGAAAAGTTTTCAATTCTAGTAAAaggagacattttttttaataaaaaatatagtcaCAAAAGTAGAGATAGCAACATGTAAACATGTTCAGATATACCAGCACCATCTGGAATATATAGGAGTCTAAGGCTTCAAAATACTTATGGTAAAACACCAGAAACAGTTCAAAAGAAACAAATCTTCcaaaattgttgttttgaaaGGATTGCATAGCTAAAGAACatgttttgaattatgaattatataaatatttgttgttttcagTACATGTCGTTGATGGCAGAGTTAGGAGAAGGACCAACGTCATCACCTAAACCACTGTTACCTTCAAATCAGCACAATCGTCCTCCATCACAACAGTTTAGGTTACCAATAACACAACCTCCTCCTAACCCAATGGTAAGTTTATCTGTAGGGTAGACGTACATGTACTATGTTTTGTCTTATCAAGCATACAGGCTGCAATAATGATAATTATTTCCCACAATTTGACATTGGGAAATTCCTATTataataccgtatagcgggttattttcgcgggtgtaaaattttgcaattttcattgaATACGGtgtacgaaatattttggcggttattattttggtggATTCAACACTTTTATCGATATCTTTGCATTAGCTCTTTTAAATTGGCAGAATTTATTGTGGCGATTTCGTTTTATCCGCAAAAGTTAATATTTACATTCCGCGAAAATGACCCGCTATACAGTAGTACAAGTAGTTATTTGACTGCAGGGCCATTGTTGAAGAGCAAAATATTTCCATCTCGCATATGAATTTGAACaacttttatttgttatttgaaaCACTTTAATACAGTGAGAAAAGCTGGTTTTATTCATCATGCACTTTCAATCTTTCAATTTATTGAGTGGCTATGGTTTAAAGCTGTGTCAGACAACACCTTGAACAAAATTAGCTTTCTACAATGCatcacattttatttttgaatatatacaaTCAGTTTGatgtcttttcttttatttttagtcTTTGAATCCACCATGGCAGCCTCATCAACAAAGAAACATTCCTCCCCCACAAGTGGTCAATATAACCAACCTTGGTGGTCAGCAGCCAAATCAGCCCCCTAACAGCTACAACGTACAGCCTGTACCACCCCCATCTTCTGTACCCTCATCAATGGTACCGGCTCCAGTACCACCACCAAGCTCAGTGATGTCATCACAAGCTGGTCCAATGATGAGACACTGGCAACAGCCGGTATCTTCAGCACCACAGAGTAAGTGGCAACAGCCACTATTGTCAGCACCACAAAGTAAGTGGAATCAGAGGACATGGTCAGAGCCACAAAGTATGTTTGTTGTATATGTAACCACCCCATACAATCAGGGGAAAATTATTTAATGGTATTTAAAGTGGATGAAATCTTTTGGGTGGCATcaaataataatcaaaataaacttGTCGTGGACGGATTACTGAGTAAGCCAGATGCATGTTTTGTTTAAAGACTCATTGCTTGAATAAAATAAGCTCAAACTGTAATTTATTCCAGGAACAAACATCAAACATAAGGGAAAGGAAAGATACATTGAATACACATATGAAAATAGGGAATGCAAGACACAATATAAATTTGGTACATTTGTTGAATGTTAGAATGGCAAAAAATAGGATGTTCATtgtt
This genomic window from Mytilus galloprovincialis chromosome 9, xbMytGall1.hap1.1, whole genome shotgun sequence contains:
- the LOC143044192 gene encoding splicing factor 1-like isoform X2, translating into MFQSTKRSYDYGNNFTSAGQQSWGSGSSGSPGPGQTEGSDKKKKRKSRWAQDSEMEKTVIPGLPTVIPTGLSADQENQYLMQLQIEEISRRLRTGDLGIPPNPESRSPSPEPIYNNEGKRLNTREYRTRKKLEEERHKLVQDAMNSNPDYKPPADYKPPIIRVSDKVMIPQDEHPEINFVGLLIGPRGNTLKNLEKDTGAKIIIRGKGSVKEGKIGRKDGQPLPGEDEPLHAYVTANNPENVNKAVEKIKEIISQGIEVPEGQNDLRRQQLRELALLNGTLRENDGLAKLKQLQEASTIITNNILCTVCGGAGHLSQDCKSKRPGDTLKNFSMPAHQNSMADRAKMDSEYMSLMAELGEGPTSSPKPLLPSNQHNRPPSQQFRLPITQPPPNPMSLNPPWQPHQQRNIPPPQVVNITNLGGQQPNQPPNSYNVQPVPPPSSVPSSMVPAPVPPPSSVMSSQAGPMMRHWQQPVSSAPQSKWQQPLLSAPQNMQPRPALMSAPPTPPPSGHPQQSQPWMQQPPVQGVPPPPPVTSTTGQMPWQPPPPPSNMSPWQQHPPHHGHQQQMQNQLPPPPPPPSSQQGYNHMAPPPPPPGGYNMLAQPPPPPPN
- the LOC143044192 gene encoding splicing factor 1-like isoform X1 codes for the protein MFQSTKRSYDYGNNFTSAGQQSWGSGSSGSPGPGQTEGSDKKKKRKSRWAQDSEMEKTVIPGLPTVIPTGLSADQENQYLMQLQIEEISRRLRTGDLGIPPNPESRSPSPEPIYNNEGKRLNTREYRTRKKLEEERHKLVQDAMNSNPDYKPPADYKPPIIRVSDKVMIPQDEHPEINFVGLLIGPRGNTLKNLEKDTGAKIIIRGKGSVKEGKIGRKDGQPLPGEDEPLHAYVTANNPENVNKAVEKIKEIISQGIEVPEGQNDLRRQQLRELALLNGTLRENDGLAKLKQLQEASTIITNNILCTVCGGAGHLSQDCKSKRPGDTLKNFSMPAHQNSMADRAKMDSEYMSLMAELGEGPTSSPKPLLPSNQHNRPPSQQFRLPITQPPPNPMSLNPPWQPHQQRNIPPPQVVNITNLGGQQPNQPPNSYNVQPVPPPSSVPSSMVPAPVPPPSSVMSSQAGPMMRHWQQPVSSAPQSKWQQPLLSAPQSKWNQRTWSEPQNMQPRPALMSAPPTPPPSGHPQQSQPWMQQPPVQGVPPPPPVTSTTGQMPWQPPPPPSNMSPWQQHPPHHGHQQQMQNQLPPPPPPPSSQQGYNHMAPPPPPPGGYNMLAQPPPPPPN